The following proteins come from a genomic window of Phnomibacter ginsenosidimutans:
- a CDS encoding GNAT family N-acetyltransferase — translation MQLQPTHLHNTLVRLQPLQPADFERLYAVASDPLIWAQHPNPDRYKREVFSTYFEGALASGGAFLIEDAATGAAIGSSRFYDYVPERSEVKIGYTFFARSHWGGQYNPQVKALMLNHAFQFVDTVIFHVGANNGRSRKAMERLGATNLGEENVAYFGEASRLNVVYAMYKHDWLARKG, via the coding sequence ATGCAACTTCAGCCCACGCATTTGCACAATACACTGGTTCGCCTGCAACCCTTGCAGCCAGCCGATTTCGAACGGTTGTATGCCGTTGCATCCGACCCATTGATTTGGGCGCAGCATCCCAACCCCGACAGGTATAAAAGAGAAGTGTTCAGCACTTATTTTGAAGGAGCACTCGCCTCAGGTGGTGCGTTTTTGATTGAAGATGCTGCCACCGGCGCCGCCATTGGCAGCAGTCGTTTTTATGATTATGTACCCGAACGCAGCGAAGTGAAAATCGGCTACACTTTTTTTGCCCGCAGCCATTGGGGTGGGCAGTACAATCCACAGGTAAAAGCCCTGATGCTGAACCATGCTTTTCAATTTGTTGACACGGTTATTTTTCATGTGGGTGCCAACAACGGGCGGTCACGCAAGGCCATGGAGCGGTTGGGCGCCACGAACCTTGGCGAAGAAAATGTGGCCTACTTTGGCGAAGCGTCGCGGTTGAATGTGGTGTATGCCATGTACAAACACGATTGGCTGGCAAGGAAAGGGTAG